The proteins below are encoded in one region of Gopherus flavomarginatus isolate rGopFla2 chromosome 12, rGopFla2.mat.asm, whole genome shotgun sequence:
- the LOC127032565 gene encoding olfactory receptor 14A16-like, which translates to MSNQTTVTVFLLLGFSEIRKLQILHFVVFLMIYLTALMGNLLIFMVIVFDHNLHTPMYFFLMNLSIVDLGSISVTIPKSMANSLMNIKSISYAGCVTQVFFLLFLLVADYSLLTVMAYDRYVAICQPLHYETMMNSRACVQMAAGAWISGILYSVLHTGNTFSLSFCGGNMVDQFFCEILQLLKLICSDSYMSEVGVIVFSICLVLGCFIFITMSYVQIFKSVLRIPSEQGRHKAFSTCLPHLTVVSLLVCTGIFAYLKPTSNSPSALNLVMAVLYSVLPPIMNPIIYSMRNKEMKAALRRLTGCK; encoded by the coding sequence atgtccaaccaaaccacTGTGACtgtgttccttctcctgggattctctgaaaTTCGgaagctgcagattttgcacttcgTGGTGTTTCTAATGATTTACCTGACAGCCCTCATGGGGAATCTTCTCATCTTCATGGTTATAGTCTTCGACCAcaaccttcacacccccatgtacttcttcctgatgaatctgtccatcGTAGATcttggctccatctctgtcaccatccccaaatccatggccaattccCTCATGAACATCAAGTCCATTTCCTATGCTGGATGCGTTACTCAagtctttttcctcctcttcttgctGGTAGCAGATTATTCCCTTCTTACCGTCATGGCGTATGATCGATATGtggccatctgccaaccactgcactatgagacaATGATGAACAgcagagcttgtgtccaaatggcagctggtgcctggatcagTGGGATTCTATACTCTGTGCTACACACTGGGAACACATTTTCATTGAGcttctgtggaggcaacatggtggatcagttcttctgtgagaTCCTCCAGCTACTCAAACTCATCTGCTCTGACTCATATATGAGTGAAGTTGGGGTTATTGTCTTTAGTATATGTTTAGTCTTAGGCTGCTTTATTTTTATCACTATGtcgtatgttcagatcttcaaatcagtgttgagaatcccctctgagcagggccggcataaagccttctccacctgccttcctcacctcactgtggtctccttgCTTGTTTGCACTGGCATCTTTGCCTACCTAAAACCCACCTCCAACTCCCCATCTGCTCTGAATCTTGTGATGGCTGTTCTTTATTCTGTATTGCCACCAATCATGAATCCAattatctacagcatgaggaacaaggagatgaaAGCTGCTCTGAGGAGACTGACTGGGTGTAAGTAA